A region of the Pseudomonas silesiensis genome:
TCATGGCCCTTACGGCCTGGGCTACACACGTGCTACAATGGTCGGTACAGAGGGTTGCCAAGCCGCGAGGTGGAGCTAATCCCAGAAAACCGATCGTAGTCCGGATCGCAGTCTGCAACTCGACTGCGTGAAGTCGGAATCGCTAGTAATCGCGAATCAGAATGTCGCGGTGAATACGTTCCCGGGCCTTGTACACACCGCCCGTCACACCATGGGAGTGGGTTGCACCAGAAGTAGCTAGTCTAACCTTCGGGAGGACGGTTACCACGGTGTGATTCATGACTGGGGTGAAGTCGTAACAAGGTAGCCGTAGGGGAACCTGCGGCTGGATCACCTCCTTAATCGACGACATCAGCTGCTCCATAAGTTCCCACACGAATTGCTTGATTCACTGTAGAGGCGAGAGGCATCCATAAGGTTGTCTTCCTCGTTAGAGTTTAAAATGAATATTCGTAGATGAATATTGATTTCTAGTCTTTGATTAGATCGTTCTTTAAAAATTTGGGTATGTGATAGAAAGATAGACTGAACAACACTTTCACTGGTGTTGGATCAGGCTAAGGTAAAATTTGTGAGTAGCTCTTAATTGAGCAATGCATGCGAATTTTCGGCGAATGTCGTCTTCACAGTATAACCAGATTGCTTGGGGTTATATGGTCAAGTGAAGAAGCGCATACGGTGGATGCCTTGGCAGTCAGAGGCGATGAAAGACGTGGTAGCCTGCGAAAAGCTTCGGGGAGTCGGCAAACAGACTTTGATCCGGAGATGTCTGAATGGGGGAACCCACCTAACATAAGTTAGGTATCTTAAGCTGAATACATAGGCTTAAGAAGCGAACCAGGGGAACTGAAACATCTAAGTACCCTGAGGAAAAGAAATCAACCGAGATTCCCTTAGTAGTGGCGAGCGAACGGGGACTAGCCCTTAAGTGGCTTTGAGATTAGCGGAACGCTCTGGAAAGTGCGGCCATAGTGGGTGATAGCCCTGTACGCGAAAATCTCTTAGTCATGAAATCGAGTAGGACGGAGCACGAGAAACTTTGTCTGAATATGGGGGGACCATCCTCCAAGGCTAAATACTACTGACTGACCGATAGTGAACTAGTACCGTGAGGGAAAGGCGAAAAGAACCCCGGAGAGGGGAGTGAAATAGATCCTGAAACCGTATGCGTACAAGCAGTGGGAGCCTACTTTGTTAGGTGACTGCGTACCTTTTGTATAATGGGTCAGCGACTTATTTTCAGTGGCGAGCTTAACCGAATAGGGGAGGCGTAGCGAAAGCGAGTCTTAATAGGGCGTCTAGTCGCTGGGAATAGACCCGAAACCGGGCGATCTATCCATGGGCAGGTTGAAGGTTGGGTAACACTAACTGGAGGACCGAACCGACTACCGTTGAAAAGTTAGCGGATGACCTGTGGATCGGAGTGAAAGGCTAATCAAGCTCGGAGATAGCTGGTTCTCCTCGAAAGCTATTTAGGTAGCGCCTCATGTATCACTGTAGGGGGTAGAGCACTGTTTCGGCTAGGGGGTCATCCCGACTTACCAAACCGATGCAAACTCCGAATACCTACAAGTGCCGAGCATGGGAGACACACGGCGGGTGCTAACGTCCGTCGTGAAAAGGGAAACAACCCAGACCGTCAGCTAAGGTCCCAAAGTTATGGTTAAGTGGGAAACGATGTGGGAAGGCTTAGACAGCTAGGAGGTTGGCTTAGAAGCAGCCACCCTTTAAAGAAAGCGTAATAGCTCACTAGTCGAGTCGGCCTGCGCGGAAGATGTAACGGGGCTCAAACCATACACCGAAGCTACGGGTATCACTTAGGTGATGCGGTAGAGGAGCGTTCTGTAAGCCTGTGAAGGTGAGTTGAGAAGCTTGCTGGAGGTATCAGAAGTGCGAATGCTGACATGAGTAACGACAATGGGTGTGAAAAACACCCACGCCGAAAGACCAAGGTTTCCTGCGCAACGTTAATCGACGCAGGGTTAGTCGGTCCCTAAGGCGAGGCTGAAAAGCGTAGTCGATGGAAAACAGGTTAATATTCCTGTACTTCTGGTTATTGCGATGGAGGGACGGAGAAGGCTAGGCCAGCTTGGCGTTGGTTGTCCAAGTTTAAGGTGGTAGGCTGGAATCTTAGGTAAATCCGGGATTCTAAGGCCGAGAGCTGATGACGAGTGTTCTTTTAGAACACGAAGTGGTTGATGCCATGCTTCCAAGAAAAGCTTCTAAGCTTCAGGTAACCAGGAACCGTACCCCAAACCGACACAGGTGGTTGGGTAGAGAATACCAAGGCGCTTGAGAGAACTCGGGTGAAGGAACTAGGCAAAATGGCACCGTAACTTCGGGAGAAGGTGCGCCGGTGAGGGTGAAGCATTTACTGCGTAAGCCCATGCCGGTCGAAGATACCAGGCCGCTGCGACTGTTTATTAAAAACACAGCACTCTGCAAACACGAAAGTGGACGTATAGGGTGTGACGCCTGCCCGGTGCCGGAAGGTTAATTGATGGGGTTAGCTAACGCGAAGCTCTTGATCGAAGCCCCGGTAAACGGCGGCCGTAACTATAACGGTCCTAAGGTAGCGAAATTCCTTGTCGGGTAAGTTCCGACCTGCACGAATGGCGTAACGATGGCGGCGCTGTCTCCACCCGAGACTCAGTGAAATTGAAATCGCTGTGAAGATGCAGTGTATCCGCGGCTAGACGGAAAGACCCCGTGAACCTTTACTATAGCTTTGCACTGGACTTTGAATTTGCTTGTGTAGGATAGGTGGGAGGCTTTGAAGCGTGGACGCCAGTTCGCGTGGAGCCAACCTTGAAATACCACCCTGGCAACTTTGAGGTTCTAACTCAGGTCCGTTATCCGGATCGAGGACAGTGTATGGTGGGTAGTTTGACTGGGGCGGTCTCCTCCTAAAGAGTAACGGAGGAGTACGAAGGTGCGCTCAGACCGGTCGGAAATCGGTCGTAGAGTATAAAGGCAAAAGCGCGCTTGACTGCGAGACAGACACGTCGAGCAGGTACGAAAGTAGGTCTTAGTGATCCGGTGGTTCTGTATGGAAGGGCCATCGCTCAACGGATAAAAGGTACTCCGGGGATAACAGGCTGATACCGCCCAAGAGTTCATATCGACGGCGGTGTTTGGCACCTCGATGTCGGCTCATCACATCCTGGGGCTGAAGCCGGTCCCAAGGGTATGGCTGTTCGCCATTTAAAGTGGTACGCGAGCTGGGTTTAGAACGTCGTGAGACAGTTCGGTCCCTATCTGCCGTGGACGTTTGAGATTTGAGAGGGGCTGCTCCTAGTACGAGAGGACCGGAGTGGACGAACCTCTGGTGTTCCGGTTGTCACGCCAGTGGCATTGCCGGGTAGCTATGTTCGGAATAGATAACCGCTGAAAGCATCTAAGCGGGAAACTAGCCTCAAGATGAGATCTCACTGGGACCTTGAGTCCCCTGAAGGGCCGTCGAAGACTACGACGTTGATAGGTTGGGTGTGTAAGCGCTGTGAGGCGTTGAGCTAACCAATACTAATTGCCCGTGAGGCTTGACCATATAACACCCAAGCAATTTGCTTGCTCGTAAGAGCACCAGATTGCGGTGTGTGAAGACGCAATGAACCGAAAGTTCGCCAGCAACACACAAATCTATTACATACCCAATTTGCTGAAGCGAGGCCATCAGGTCACGACTCAGTACCCGAATTTCTTGACGACCATAGAGCATTGGAACCACCTGATCCCATCCCGAACTCAGCAGTGAAACGATGCATCGCCGATGGTAGTGTGGGGTTTCCCCATGTGAGAGTAGGTCATCGTCAAGATTGAATTCCAGAACCCCTGTCTGCTAGCGCAGACAGGGGTTTTGTTTTTGTCCGCTGTTTATGCAGGAACGAGCCACCCGCTGCGCCACCCGATATGGACTCCCGTCCCCACCAGAAAACCAGTTCAGGCCTTTCGCTCCAGTGTCACCCACCAGCGAGTGCGATAGCGCAGTTGCACGGGCAGGGTTTGCGGCAGTATGGCCAGCAGCTTGTCGGTGTCTTCAAGATGGAAAACCCCGGTCAGGCGCAAGTCGGCAATGTCCGCCGAGCACTTCAGATAACCGTGCCGGTAGCGTGCGACTTCATCGAGGAAATCCTCCAGGCGCATGTTTCGGGTCACGATCAGGCCGTCGACCCAGGCGCCGACATCCATGTTCAGCGGCGGCACCGGCTTCGCCTGGCGGTGATCGATCAAACAACTTTGCCCGGCGCTCAGACGAATCGGTTTGCCGTCAGCAGCCAGCGGCGAAAGAATCGCGACGATGCCACTGGTGACACTGAGTCGAGTGCAGTCGGCTTCCTGGCGCAGGATGTAACGCGCCCCCACCCCTTCATACACGCCATGGCGACTGTGCACCCGTAACGGTCGATCAAATGAAGAGCCTTCGTCGATTCCGCCACAGGTCACGATGATTTCGCCGCGAGTCAGTTTGATCAGCCGCTGCTGCGCGGTGTAATCCAGATCCACCGCACTGGCAGTGTTGAGCTCCAGGCGTGTGCCGTCAGGTAGCTGGAAGCCGCGTCGCTCCCCGGTGGCGGTGGCAAAGTCGGCGGTCCATTGTTGCCAGCCCACTGCATCCTTGCCCAGCCAGGCGGCAGAGCCCATCAGCAGCGCACCCGACAGTAGCTTCAGTGCCTGGCGTCTGCCCAGTCTCTGAGCGCTATTTTCCAACGTATTGAGCGCGACCTGCGCACCCGGTACCGCCCGTGGATTACCGCTCAGTTCGGCATGCAGGGATTGCACTCGTTGCCAGGCCAGTTCGTGCTCATGGTGTTCTGCCCGCCAGCTATCGCATTGTTGGCGCAGCCCGGGATTGGCTGCGTTGTTGCGCAGCCGCAGTAACCAATTGATGGCTTGCTGGACTATCTGCTGATGCGGCTCGCCGCGGGGATTGAACACTGAACGATCCATCGGAGCCCGAACGTCACAAATGATAATTAGTCGCAGTGTCATCAAGGGCTGGGGAATTTGCAACTGCTGCTGGACGGAACGTCAGTGAAACCGCGTTATCATTCTTCGTCGGAACGCCGCCCGGAGCAGGCTCGCTCCCACACTGGATCTACGGCGAACACAGCATGTGTGCACGACGCATATCAAATGTGGGAGCGAGACCGGCTTGCCAGCGAAAAAGGTGGTCCAGTCACCACTGAATGAAAGCCCTACACAAACAGCTTCAACACATTGTTCATCGCATCATCGGCAAACCCCTGCACGAACGCGTTGAATTCCGGCAAGGCTTGGCCACCGCCCTGCGCCGGTTCGGCAATGATGGTCCAGGTCGCCCGCGACTTGTTCGCCCCGAGCGCTTCTACACTCATCGCCGCCCACAACTGGGCCACGCCCAAGGTGTTGTAGATCGTGGTCCAGGTCATGCTCCGTGCCTGCTCATCCCGGGAATTGAGTTGTTCGACCACCAGATTGCCGTCCCTGAAGAATTTCTTGCGCAGGGATGACACGCCTTCGCCGGTCATCTCGATGTGCGACAGCGCCGGAATGAAGCGATCGAAGCCGGCAAAGTCGCCGACCACCGCCCAGACCTGGGCGGCATCGGCCGGTACTTCCACCGACGCCACGACAGCGTCGCCTTCAGGGTTTTTGATCAGGGTATCGGGTTGCAGAGTGCTCATGGTATTGCTCCGTTCTGGTTGAGATGAATCAGATGAAATTGATTTCTTTGAGGTAGTCGCAGCCGCGACGCAGCAGCGCCGGGGATTTTTCCGGGTAGTGCGTGCCCATCTGGCGCACGCCAGCGTGGGCGTTGTCGTGGCCGATCATCGAGATATCGCCGATGTCTTCTTCGAAGCCGTTGAGGTAGAA
Encoded here:
- a CDS encoding FecR domain-containing protein, whose product is MDRSVFNPRGEPHQQIVQQAINWLLRLRNNAANPGLRQQCDSWRAEHHEHELAWQRVQSLHAELSGNPRAVPGAQVALNTLENSAQRLGRRQALKLLSGALLMGSAAWLGKDAVGWQQWTADFATATGERRGFQLPDGTRLELNTASAVDLDYTAQQRLIKLTRGEIIVTCGGIDEGSSFDRPLRVHSRHGVYEGVGARYILRQEADCTRLSVTSGIVAILSPLAADGKPIRLSAGQSCLIDHRQAKPVPPLNMDVGAWVDGLIVTRNMRLEDFLDEVARYRHGYLKCSADIADLRLTGVFHLEDTDKLLAILPQTLPVQLRYRTRWWVTLERKA
- a CDS encoding SRPBCC family protein, which produces MSTLQPDTLIKNPEGDAVVASVEVPADAAQVWAVVGDFAGFDRFIPALSHIEMTGEGVSSLRKKFFRDGNLVVEQLNSRDEQARSMTWTTIYNTLGVAQLWAAMSVEALGANKSRATWTIIAEPAQGGGQALPEFNAFVQGFADDAMNNVLKLFV